ATCAGAAGGCGGAACTGGAGGCTCTGTTTAGCCTCACCCAGTTCCCAGATTATGTCACCCAGGAGTTGCTGGCCTCAAAGATTCACTTACAATACACCGTGGTGCAGGTCTGACCCTCTGGAGGGGGGCGTGCTCCCCAGATGCTTCTCCTGCatgcctgctccctccctctcccttctctctgccccatgacCAAATAATCACGACTAATCTTCCCTTTAGGGAGCATGTGTTAATAACCTGACTCCTGTGCTAGACATGTTCTGTGTTTTCACCCTCAGAAACAGACCCATTGACACAGGAGACAAACGGAGGCTCAGAATGGCAAGGTAGCTTCCCCAGGTTCAAGCCCGCTAAGTTGTAAAGATGGAACTCTCTCTAAGTGTGGAGCACTTGTCCTAAACCGTGCCTTCCACAAAGCCCCAAAGAGAAGAAGGGCCACTGTTTGCTGAGGCTTGTCCCTGGGGCTTGCTCGGTGAGGGTGCAAATAAGAAACCAGCCAGAGGTCTCCAGCTAGAATCACACCGAGGGCATATCAGATCCCTTctggaatgccttttttttttttttaagtttatttatttattttgagagagagagagagacagagcacacaagcatgggaggggctgagagagggagggagacacagaatccaaagcaggctccaggctctgagctgtcagcacagagcctgacttggggcttgaatgcacaaaccgttaagatcatgacccgagccgaatgCACAAGCCGTTAAGATCATGCTTAACTGCCTGGGCCATCCAAAGGCCCCTGGAATGCTCCTTTTTTTGTGTGGATCCTTCCAAAAGACTACCAAAGACCCTTCTCAAGGACTCTAGGCCAGACTCCATACTCTATTCTGTCCTCTGAAGTCCTGACCCTTTATCCCACAGAGAGCTCACGGCATACGGCCGctgcctccccactcctgctctgggGTCCAAGCCCTGCCTcgttcccttctttcttcttctttctccatccCCGCCACCCTGGCCACGGGTGAGACACGGCTCCTACCGTGCCTCAGATACAGTGGGcagaagccccctccccccaagaacCTGCTCTCCAAGGAAGATAAAGGATCAATTTCCGGAATCTGTGTCCTCTGTCTTCTCCACAGGTTTGGTTTAAGAACCGCCGGGTTAAATGGAGGAAGAGCATCCAGAAAGAGCAAGAAGCCGggatcccagcccccacccctgcagcccagaggAACAGACCCAGGGCACCCAGACGCCTTTCCCACAGGCGGCCTGTtctccccagagtttctgatggCTCCGGGCCAGGCACCGGGAACCCAGATGGGGCTTCTCCACAGGGTGATCCTGAGCTGGACAGGCTGGTGGCTACAGTCCCCGCCTTGTCCTCCGCCCCTTACGACATAAGCCAGGTCATGGAAGCCTATGGGTGTCTGGAGGAGAGTTCCAACACGTTCAGTTGCCTTTATCAGTATCTCTCCCTGTCTGATGGCTAGCCGAAGCCCCCTGCTAGCTGGTCCTGTACGGAACCACTCAGCCTCCCTGCATCCTGCTAGCTGGTCCCGATGAAGGCTATCCCTATACCACAGGAGCAGGCTGGAGGTTCCCAAAAGCCGTCAGGATGGTTAAGCCCATAGATTTCAACAGTTACCGCTGTAGGTCACACCGAATTCACAGGGGATCCCTCCACCTTCTCTTCTCACCCCCGTTTCCCTTCGGGTGTGCTTCCACACCCAAATGTACGGGTTAGAAACATTCAGTCCTCTGTGTTCTTTTCCCTGGTAGGAAAAAAACCCTGCGGAAACCAGAGCCCTCTGGACCCAATCTGACATGTTAATTTTCCCATAAGAAGAAACTGTCTGCATACTGGGGTGGTCAATTTGCAAATAAAGTTGCGTTTTGCTCCAGATTTTCTGAATCTCCAGTGTTCTTATCTGTAATGTGGGAATATAATAAACCCGGTCACAGAAGGTTGTGGGGAGTGACCCTTTTCCTAGCAGATTTcagtctgtttttccttctttctaaaaaaaaaattttttttttaatgtttatttttgagagagagggggagacacagaatccaaagcaggctccaggctcggagctgtcaacacagagcccaacccagggcgcaaacccacgatccatgagatcatgacctgagctgaagctggacgcttaaccgactcagccacccaggtgccccggccatgtaaggtttttaaaaatttacttatttttaattgtggcaaaagcTACATAAAACCATCgcagccatttttaagtgtatagttcaataTGTTAGCCCGGTCCCtcacattattgtgcaaccaACTTCCAGACCTCTTTTCATCGTGCAATATTAAatctctgtccccattaaacagcagccccccatttcccctccccccaacccctggcgCCCACCATTCCACCATCGGTCACCAGGAATGTGACAACCCGAGTACCTCACGTACCTCACGTAGAATCATCACGTCCTTGATCTAAAGGCTTATTTTACTGAGCCTTTCCTCCAGCTTCACTCCTGTTACAATATGTgtcacaatttcctttttttttttctaaattttttccagcatttattaattttttgtgagacagagagagagcacaagcaggggaggggacagagagagggagacatagaatctaaagcaggctccaggttcctatcagcacagagcccaatgcggggctcgaacccacaaaccatgacatcatgacctgagcccaagttggacacttaaccgactgtaccagccaggcgtccctcaattcccttcctttttaatgaaGCTTTTATGGCTTGTTGATTTTGAGTCATACTGAGAAaacttccttggggcacctgggtggcacagtcggttaagcaactgacttcggctcagcttaatctcccagtttgtggttttgagctgtgctgacagctcagagtctggatggagcctgctttggattctgtgtctccctctctctctgcccctcccctgctctcactctctcaaaaataaacattaaaaaacattaaaaacaaaaaaaggagagagagagagagagagagagagagagagagagagaacttcagCCTACCTCCAGTAAATACAGGAATTCACCCATTTTCTTTTGCAcgtttgtggttttctttttttacatttagatcccTGATCTATTTGGAATTATATCTCATGTGTGGTGTGTAAAGTATTGgcccaattttattctttcaaggcTAATCAGACATCCTAGCATCATTTGTTTCAAAGCCCACATTtgggtgttggggaaactggacagccacgTGCACGAGAATGAAACTGGGCTCCTATTGTCtaccatatgcaaaaatcaactcaaaatggaataatgccctgaaaccataaaactcctagaggaaacCAGGGGGTCAGCTCCTTGACATTGTGTTGTCAATGaattttttggatctgacaccaaGAGGAAAGGCAATAATGAACAAGTAAAACTACATCAACTTAAAAAGcagcagcaaaggaaaccatcaacaaaatgagaaggcaatgGACCAAATGGGGGCAAATATTCCCAAAGTATATATAGACCTCTTATAACTTGGGGCAAccacgtggctcagttggttaagcatccaacttcggctcaggtcacgatctcacggttcatgaattcgagctccatgtggggctctgtgctgacagctcagagcctggagtctgcttcaaattctgtgtctccctctctctctaccccttccctactcacgctctgtctctatctttcaaaaataaatacacattgaaaaaaacaaaacaaaacaaagaactcctacaactcaatagcagaaaaaagaaagaaaaaaaaaaaaaggaagaaacaggacACAGTCTGATTACAAGGACTGAAACAGGTATTTTTCCCGGAaaacatccaggtggccaacagacacatgagaagatgctcaacatcactcatcatcagggaagcgcaaaccaaaaccatgatgagataccacctcacacctgtccgaaTGCCTAACagtaacaagtcaggcaacagcagatgttggcaaggatgcggagaaaggggaacccacCCGCGCTGCTtttgggaatgcacactggtgtaGCCgctccagaaaacagtatggtgtttcACCTCGGAAAGTGAAAGATAAAACTACCACACAGTCCAGCAACCCCGCTTCGGGGAATCTATCCGGAGCTGTCTCGTAACATGATCTGCAGCCCCGTTTTCGCTACAGCATTACTTACGTTAGCCAAGACACAGACACGGCCTGCGTGACCATCGATGGAcaaacggataaagaaaatgtggtctctACCCATAACGGTATGTTTTTCAGCTATAAACTGTCCATGtgtccatttgcaacaacctagGCGAACCTGGAGGCTCTTAGGCcaaatgaaagaagtcaaagatgaATAGCATATGATTTTATGTACAGGTGGCATCTTAAGAAAAACCCTGAACAcgtagatacagagaacagatttgcAGTTAACAGAAGTGGTGGGTGGGGAAAGAACTGGATGGAGACGGTCAAAATGCTGAAACTTCAAAAATAAGtcctgatggggcgcctgggtggctcagtcggttgggcgtccgacttcggctcaggtcatgatctcgcggtccgtgggttcaggccccgcgtcaggctctgtgctgacagctcggagcctggagcctgcttcggattctgtgtctccctctctctctgcccctccccctcccatgttctctctctctctctctctctctctctctctctctctaaaataaataaacattaaaaaaaaaattaaaaaaaaaaccaaaaaacaaaaaacaaacaaacaaaaaagtcctgGGACGTAAGAGACGGCATGGTGACTGTGATGTACGATGCTATGTGGCACATTTGGAAGTTGGGTTATTTAGAAGGCAGACAATGGCCAAACTTCAAAACATAagctaagaagaaaaaagagaatacatCCAAATCTCTAAATGTTCCCTCTGAGCCTGTGCAGTGAGCAAGTCTGGTCCAGGAAAAAATTGCACggaagagataaaaggaaaagtcCACCCTGATTGTGAAAATGCAGGAGGTTCCCCAGCAGACAAGTCCCTTCCCTGTGTTCTGGGTTCTCACCTGTGAACGCACATCCGGGTGGTTCCTTCAGGACTCTGCATccgggggagaaggagggaacaAAGGGCAACCTGACTCCTTGCAGACTAAGtctgggaggg
This genomic interval from Panthera leo isolate Ple1 chromosome E2, P.leo_Ple1_pat1.1, whole genome shotgun sequence contains the following:
- the LOC122208809 gene encoding arginine-fifty homeobox-like — encoded protein: MADQRAVSTAKPKRRSRERTSFTSHQKAELEALFSLTQFPDYVTQELLASKIHLQYTVVQVWFKNRRVKWRKSIQKEQEAGIPAPTPAAQRNRPRAPRRLSHRRPVLPRVSDGSGPGTGNPDGASPQGDPELDRLVATVPALSSAPYDISQVMEAYGCLEESSNTFSCLYQYLSLSDG